Part of the Solanum pennellii chromosome 10, SPENNV200 genome is shown below.
tatatcagctccaaatgacaaagttgagcggtatatcagacccttttccctaatatTAATAATTGAGATAAGCgaaataataagtaataataaaaatctaaGAATTCAAAGCTTTAAGCAATTTATCTGACTATCTActaatcttttattttaatttttgatttttacaCTTTTCTATCGAGGATCATTATTTTTAGTGAACTAAAGTGAAAAATCGTAACATATATTCTTCTTTGATcggaaataacaaaaaaatattatatcttaaAACTCTTcatttctcctttttttaatacaatcatgaaacaaaaaatgtttttaaaagaatatattataCAGTCTGGTGGTTGTTATTTAGGCAAAAAAACGTGCAGGCACAGCACAATTTTCATTAGTCTTTGGAATGGAATATACCAATGAAACATTAATTTACTATCTATCATAAAGAGAAACATTCCTCTTTTGGTTGcacaattcatttttatttttattgttattattaaagtgcttgttatttttttttgattttatagtCATGTGTCCCACTGCTAATTAAGTTGGTGAGGTGATATGCAATGTACAAAAGAGTTGGAGGAGAAAAAGATATGTTGTACTAGAAAAATGCATTTGTTGACCCTTTAACAATCATAATTATTCGTGCATATATCTTGAACAAGGTAAATATACTCTGAACTTTCGTAATATATAGATATTCTCCGttatatttttgagatattaGTGTCCTTGTTGTTCAAAAACTAGTGTAcatataccctttatactaacAGGCATACATGTCTGATCCGACATAAACTAAATATTGGATGGAAGGATAAGATTATGCCCAAAAGTATAACGCAAggtatctgcataccatttatTCGTCCTTTTtccctatattttataaaggaGCCCTCAAACATCTCTATTGTGTCCTTTAGGCCCTTGATTTCGATCGAGTTTCGATTACTATAGCTGCTTTGATCGAGTTTTCAAATTCTGAGTTTGTCTCTATTTAGGAAGCAAGTAAGGAGGAACATACAAGTTTACAGGAGgacaaaaagtttttaaaataaacaaattgtATATAGATAGATccatagatagatagatagagaggGTAAACTGTTAAATCTAAGCTAAAACAAAACTGAAGAAAAGGAGACAAGttgaaaagaagataaaaattatataatactGTACAAGAGATCAGTAGCCTCATTTAGCTCCTTTTCCCACtctatatttcattttttatgtacCAAAAGAGTTGCTGTAATTTGAAGACATAAAAAGAAGCCAACTACTCTTTTCAGCCTTTGCGAAATCGACATCTGATGATCCCATCCAACATAATGTAAGTCGATAAGCAATCGTTCATTAGCTTGACCTGTCAAAACgtataatataacataacatgGAAAATCGGTCCCAAGGCCGTATAGTGAAATGTTGTTATAGGCTGTATATATCTGGTGTTGCATGAATGCAGAGAAATAATAAGAGCAGTAACTGTAAGATTTGTCTAAAAATCCATAGTATTTAGAGTACTAGTGGCATTTGTTGTACAAATATATTTTGGTTGCTATGTATAGTGAAGTTATGTTATAGAgaacatataatataacataacatgAAAATCGGTTACAGAGAAAACTTGGTTGTTATAGTGAAATGGTGTTACAGAGGACGGTTTGTTATAGAGAGAGATGACTTTATAACAAAAAACTACCTTTTATCTATGAAGAACTGCTATGAAGATCCGTGGTTGCTGTCTTCTTCAGTTCTGCCATCTTCGACTGTTCTTTGCTCATTTGAATGTGTTGACTCTGCATCTTGATCATCAGGAAAGAAAAGAGGATCAAGATTAGCATTGTCGTTTTTCGTCTTCTTCAAAGATTCATCAATGCCACCATAATCCACTTGGAAATTAGCATCCTTTCCGAGTATGCCTCCCATCTCTAAATCAAACTTCCCTTTAGAGTTGATTGAACCAAATCTATGACTCATGGACATGGATCTCATACTTGCATCGTCTTCTTCAATCACCCACTCGCGAAAGTTGACCAATGAAACTGGGATCTTAGAGCATAAGATTTCCCTGAGATTCTTCAAAATGCCACGGCTGTATGggttctctttcttttcataACGATATCTGAAGTTTTCATATGTTGTCTGCAATACGTGTGCAATTAAAAATAAGTCACAAACATGTCTGCtgtttttattagttttactcTGATGTTCGTTATGTGTTTTGATTACTTCCTTTGAGCTAAGGTTCTATCAGAAACAGGTCTCTTACATCCTACtctccccagaccccacttgtgggattacatgCACTGTGTGTGTTCATTTGTTGTTTCTTATGTATTCGCAATAGCTGAATTTCGCTAAGAAAAGTAATATTTTGATGCTGGGACATTTCAGTTAGCCCGACTTTCGTCCCAAAGTTGGAAACTAAGTTGCACCTCAAAGCaagacaaaaagaaaaggagagaTGCATACATATCTATTGAAACTATAACAGGTGAGAAGGGAACTTGTAATAGGTGTGAATTAAAATGTTATGTTATAGAGATACAGAAACAACGATAAAAGGGCGAGAAAGTTACCTGGTTGGTTGACATTAGGTAAAAATGGAAGACGCTTAGACCTCCGACAAACCATACAGCTATGAAGCAATAGCATATCAAAACCACAGATACAACATCTGTTGACATGGCATGCAAAAAGCTCCCTGGTTGTCCAAGAAGGTTCAGCAGTGAAAATGTGAACACATATATGCACAAAGTTGTTGTTGAtgtaatgaaaaggaaaaaacacCGATAATTACGCTGCAACACAAGGGGGAAAAAAAGTGTAAATGTATGAAGTAAAGACAGGAACTTTCAaactacaaagaaaaatatCGAATATTAAGAATTGAACAGATGACTTACAACTCCAATACACTGACCCACCCATGGACAGTGGTGATCAAATCTCTGAACACAGTTGTTACAAATCGAGCAATGAGAAGCACGTGGTGGACGATAGAGCAAACATGTGTCACAAAACTTGACTTTTACTGAATGACCGTTGATAAAAAGGTCCTTTGTTCTTGGTAACTTCACATCAGGGGCTGCATTGCCTACCCACTCCATAGATGCTGAACTTGCATTCAATATTTCATCCAAGTCAGGTGGCCGCGAGTTCCTAGGAACTATTCCTGGATTGCTTGAAGATGTCATGAAGAGAAAACTCAACGCCTGCATTAAATCGATTACAGCATTCATTCTTAGAGCTATCCAGTTTATGCAATTTTATATTCCAAGTGTTGAATTACATACCAAAACTGTGATGATGAGTCCCACAATTAGTACAACATGACCATATATTGGACTGACTTTTGGTATCATGAATAGCATTTTTATGCAAAATGTTAATGCAGGAGCCCCTATCAGAAACGTCGATAAGTACAGTGATGCTGCATCAGGACCAAAGATCAATCTTCCTCCACATAGAAATTTCTGAAACATTAGATAAAGCTTTTATGGTTGAGCTATTCTGCATCAAAAAACTAGGTAACATTCACTTCTTGCATTAGCTTATCATAAATGAAAAACCAGCATGAATTTATTTAAGCCCCTTGACAAGGCTCGTCCTAAAAAGGGCAGCTCGATGCATAAATCATCACAATAAAGGGTGGCTGATTCCACGGCTCAAACTTCTAACCTACATATTTACACATATACAATTTTACCGTTGTTCTAAGGCTCCCCTACTGAACAAGACTCGTTTTTAAACTACAAATTATCATACACGCAATCAAGATCAAGAAAGATTAAAAAGGGCTTACATTGCGACCCTTCCAAACTTGATAAAGCCTTTTCTTCAATTTCGAAGTGTCCATAGATTTGGAAGAAAAAGCCAAATCTTGATTTGTGATCCCACCCCCCATCACAGTGCTAAATCCAAATAAAAAGTTAGAAGCTTGAAATTATatactccttttttttttccgttATTATTATAGATGTAAAACAACAATACCCATAATTTATTGaagatcaaaaaagaaaatgaagattgtATATTGAGGGGGTGCTGGTgccaaaaaaaacataataatttggagaagaggaggaagaagaagaacaagaaaaaaacaagaagtctaatttttctctctcctctttctttctctctcttcttcttgATTGATCTAAACCAGCTTCTCCCCAGCTCTACATGTTGAATGatggtttcttttcttttttctctcatTACCGTTAAAACAGTTTGGAGGAACCGAACATTTCGCACGGATCATCTCacttctatttatttaattttttgttggaaaAGAGGTTTATGTTTCAATTTTAATCCTTAATGTTCTCTCTCTTATGATATTTAGTCCCTTCTGTCTATGAAAAGCCTCTCGAGCTAAAggtcttttaaaaataatatctctATTTTCATGAGATAGAAAAAAAGTTTGTTTTCGCTCCTCCTTCCTAATGGTAGATTTGTTGGTATTAAAGGCTAtagttttattcaatttttggACGTTTTGATAGACCCTCgactcaaaaaaatattttcgatgCAATTTTGTGCACACCTCATAATTTCACCAAGATTAGATAAACagaaaaaatcatttcataTTTTGCTAATTGTGAAATTTAACTTCTTTCAGCATTGGCACCAGCTTTATTGACCACTACGTCACATCCTTAAGAGAGCGACAAGATATATGTAATTAGAATTCATTTCTCGATAGAGAGAACTTAAAACAGAGCTGCAACAAAATAACACTAGTTTGATGCATAAAAAGAACCGACACTACAGTCTAATACATTAATAAGATATCGTACAATATCATCGACTAGCAGAAGCCGGTgaaaattatgaagagcaaGAAGAAACCTGCCCTCACTGAATTTTACCCAGTCAATGACAATCCTAAAGTActtaataatacataaaaagcAACAAATTGTCTAGAGTCGTTGCAAACCATAAGCTACAACATCCCGGTGTTGGGCTCCGGGTGATGACATACTTTATAATACTAGATTCCATAAGTTATCCTTTCAGAGGGTGTACCAGATGTCCAAAACCTTGCTGCTCCTATCTTCAACTACCGATCTGCTGCAAGAGGAAAAAAACAACATGTTTTAAGAGTGTTTTTTGGGGTAAAGTACTTGAATGATATTAGAaagcatcaagaagatgcacACCAGACATGTTTTAGTGTTATGTGTCCATGACTATATAATTTACATGGAGTGTCTGTCTATACAGAACCAGGACAAGTGGAGATGAAATAGGAGGAATTCATCCAGCAACTCTAGAAAGAACTCGATTGATTCGAAGGTAGCCTCATTTACTTTCTATTTAGTCCATTTCCAAAAAGACAAATTTCTGAAGTGGACTACTTAATTGATCTAGAAAACACAAGTTGTCATCCAATTAAATGGCTTTGTATTTGTTCCAATTCCAAGTTGACTTTTATACCTTTTCCCCCATTTTCTAACCATTATTATCACATATTCAAGAGCCAGCTCTAGGGGTTTGGTCTGGCTATAAGAGCAC
Proteins encoded:
- the LOC107001759 gene encoding probable protein S-acyltransferase 1 — its product is MGGGITNQDLAFSSKSMDTSKLKKRLYQVWKGRNKFLCGGRLIFGPDAASLYLSTFLIGAPALTFCIKMLFMIPKVSPIYGHVVLIVGLIITVLALSFLFMTSSSNPGIVPRNSRPPDLDEILNASSASMEWVGNAAPDVKLPRTKDLFINGHSVKVKFCDTCLLYRPPRASHCSICNNCVQRFDHHCPWVGQCIGVRNYRCFFLFITSTTTLCIYVFTFSLLNLLGQPGSFLHAMSTDVVSVVLICYCFIAVWFVGGLSVFHFYLMSTNQTTYENFRYRYEKKENPYSRGILKNLREILCSKIPVSLVNFREWVIEEDDASMRSMSMSHRFGSINSKGKFDLEMGGILGKDANFQVDYGGIDESLKKTKNDNANLDPLFFPDDQDAESTHSNEQRTVEDGRTEEDSNHGSS